From the Ctenopharyngodon idella isolate HZGC_01 chromosome 3, HZGC01, whole genome shotgun sequence genome, one window contains:
- the csf2rb gene encoding cytokine receptor common subunit beta isoform X2 — MFSTWILHMASFTLLVRGDINKCTFYEVTPGKESPLMDSLQCYNDYNTYGQCSWEVDPQATGNISLFELHWVTSPSKKKSKCVPQRPGGVLLPNGKISHECRYKTRRFSLTTNHILFFTAPSTPRATILNVAQHGKVKAPTDLTEVKADGGSHLLSWRSPYPASSNITKTLVYQLQYRRHKHDWTTVDNINESKYMIDKESLLPGYHYQAKVRARGPVGLWSDWSPLVSWTTHNDEEVSGVYNLQCVIEGEKTVTCTWQMKTDHLQVMSYHLWCRDSNDAEPSACCEHPQLQSRDVELSEFMCSVTVSDPYLLTVELRPVQYSRTFKTSEHIKFSQPDQIQVMEEDGIFTMNWSVPFVKEGISYSTELKILSHKDSKNFTTKQGVSYYSIPSEILSPSTTYQAQIRLLHIPDKSYKGLPSDWSEPAVFTTKPVLKPISVVIYILVPVFVAVVFIILYNALPACHRRIKLWKGSVPSPIKSKVLEGIIKKSSTGWPHLQIEKEATSICVLLATDNISICKSSVSQEQLLLHTEDGSLNAVKMGQSCGSNHLCTYVGEGMCKDKSGMNFSGPYILCCEDSCSQDKGLDRFTDRDQTSVLGKTESFAPINGGYVVTPPTAMPATQNPAPVDSPTNNTSDEPPAYTPSPDQGCMVLPHPSGYFMMPCVSLGQSEPVG; from the exons AATCTCCGTTGATGGATTCCTTGCAGTGCTACAATGACTACAACACCTATGGACAATGCAGTTGGGAGGTTGATCCACAAGCTACAGGAAACATATCCTTGTTTGAACTTCACTGGGTCACATCTCCTTCAAA AAAAAAATCGAAATGCGTCCCGCAAAGACCCGGTGGTGTGCTTTTACCCAATGGGAAGATCTCTCACGAGTGTCGCTATAAAACTAGAAGGTTTAGCCTAACAACAAATCACATTCTATTCTTCACTGCACCCTCTACACCCAGAGCCACAATTCTCAACGTTGCTCAGCatg GAAAAGTTAAGGCCCCAACTGACTTGACAGAGGTAAAGGCTGATGGTGGAAGTCATCTGCTGTCCTGGAGAAGCCCATATCCTGCATcctcaaacatcacaaaaactCTTGTGTACCAGCTTCAGTATCGCAGACACAAGCATGACTGGACT ACTGTGGATAACATCAATGAGTCTAAGTATATGATTGACAAGGAGTCACTGTTGCCCGGCTACCACTATCAAGCCAAAGTGAGAGCGCGGGGTCCTGTAGGACTCTGGAGTGACTGGAGCCCCCTGGTGTCCTGGACGACTCACAAtg ATGAGGAGGTCAGTGGAGTCTATAACCTGCAGTGTGTGATAGAGGGAGAAAAAACTGTGACGTGTACCTGGCAAATGAAGACAGACCATTTACAGGTTATGTCTTATCATCTCTGGTGCCGTGATAGTAATGACGCTGA ACCCTCTGCTTGTTGTGAACATCCTCAGCTGCAGTCCAGAGACGTTGAGCTATCTGAGTTTATGTGTTCTGTGACTGTCTCTGACCCTTACCTGTTAACAGTGGAGCTGAGACCAGTGCAATACAGTAGGACATTCAAAACTAGTGAACACA TTAAATTTTCACAACCTGACCAGATTCAGGTGATGGAAGAAGATGGCATCTTCACAATGAACTGGTCCGTACCATTTGTTAAAGAAGGGATTTCTTACTCCACCGAGCTAAAAATCTTGTCCCACAAG gacTCAAAGAACTTTACCACTAAACAGGGGGTCAGCTATTATAGTATTCCCTCTGAGATTCTAAGTCCTTCAACCACATACCAGGCCCAGATCAGATTACTGCACATACCAGATAAAAGCTATAAAGGTCTGCCATCAGATTGGTCGGAGCCAGCAGTGTTCACCACTAAGCCAG TTTTAAAGCCCATCAGCGTTGTCATCTACATTTTGGTTCCTGTGTTTGTGGCGGTGGTTTTCATCATCTTGTACAATGCCCTTCCTGCCTGTCACAG AAGGATTAAATTATGGAAGGGATCGGTTCCATCGCCCATAAAGAGCAAAGTGCTGGAGGGGATAATCAAG aagTCTTCCACCGGATGGCCGCATCTCCAGATTGAGAAAGAGGCAACCTCTATTTGTGTTCTGTTGGCTACAGACAATATCAGTATCTGCAAAAGCAG TGTTTCCCAGGAGCAGCTTTTGTTACACACTGAAGATGGGAGTCTGAATGCTGTTAAAATGGGACAGTCATGTGGATCAAACCACTTGTGCACCTACGTAGGGGAAGGCATGTGCAAAGACAAATCAGGCATGAACTTCAGCGGGCCATATATTCTGTGCTGTGAGGATTCCTGCTCTCAGGACAAAGGACTGGATAGGTTTACAGACAGAGATCAAACATCTGTGTTAGGAAAGACTGAGAGTTTTGCTCCAATAAATGGAGGCTATGTTGTAACTCCTCCCACTGCCATGCCAGCCACTCAAAACCCCGCCCCTGTTGACAGCCCGACTAATAATACATCAGATGAACCGCCTGCATACACCCCCAGCCCAGATCAGGGTTGTATGGTCCTCCCTCATCCATCCGGCTACTTCATGATGCCATGTGTTTCCTTGGGACAGTCAGAGCCAGTAGGATAA
- the csf2rb gene encoding cytokine receptor common subunit beta isoform X1 codes for MFSTWILHMASFTLLVRGDINKCTFYEVTPGKESPLMDSLQCYNDYNTYGQCSWEVDPQATGNISLFELHWVTSPSKKKSKCVPQRPGGVLLPNGKISHECRYKTRRFSLTTNHILFFTAPSTPRATILNVAQHGKVKAPTDLTEVKADGGSHLLSWRSPYPASSNITKTLVYQLQYRRHKHDWTTVDNINESKYMIDKESLLPGYHYQAKVRARGPVGLWSDWSPLVSWTTHNDEEVSGVYNLQCVIEGEKTVTCTWQMKTDHLQVMSYHLWCRDSNDAEPSACCEHPQLQSRDVELSEFMCSVTVSDPYLLTVELRPVQYSRTFKTSEHIKFSQPDQIQVMEEDGIFTMNWSVPFVKEGISYSTELKILSHKDSKNFTTKQGVSYYSIPSEILSPSTTYQAQIRLLHIPDKSYKGLPSDWSEPAVFTTKPAVLKPISVVIYILVPVFVAVVFIILYNALPACHRRIKLWKGSVPSPIKSKVLEGIIKKSSTGWPHLQIEKEATSICVLLATDNISICKSSVSQEQLLLHTEDGSLNAVKMGQSCGSNHLCTYVGEGMCKDKSGMNFSGPYILCCEDSCSQDKGLDRFTDRDQTSVLGKTESFAPINGGYVVTPPTAMPATQNPAPVDSPTNNTSDEPPAYTPSPDQGCMVLPHPSGYFMMPCVSLGQSEPVG; via the exons AATCTCCGTTGATGGATTCCTTGCAGTGCTACAATGACTACAACACCTATGGACAATGCAGTTGGGAGGTTGATCCACAAGCTACAGGAAACATATCCTTGTTTGAACTTCACTGGGTCACATCTCCTTCAAA AAAAAAATCGAAATGCGTCCCGCAAAGACCCGGTGGTGTGCTTTTACCCAATGGGAAGATCTCTCACGAGTGTCGCTATAAAACTAGAAGGTTTAGCCTAACAACAAATCACATTCTATTCTTCACTGCACCCTCTACACCCAGAGCCACAATTCTCAACGTTGCTCAGCatg GAAAAGTTAAGGCCCCAACTGACTTGACAGAGGTAAAGGCTGATGGTGGAAGTCATCTGCTGTCCTGGAGAAGCCCATATCCTGCATcctcaaacatcacaaaaactCTTGTGTACCAGCTTCAGTATCGCAGACACAAGCATGACTGGACT ACTGTGGATAACATCAATGAGTCTAAGTATATGATTGACAAGGAGTCACTGTTGCCCGGCTACCACTATCAAGCCAAAGTGAGAGCGCGGGGTCCTGTAGGACTCTGGAGTGACTGGAGCCCCCTGGTGTCCTGGACGACTCACAAtg ATGAGGAGGTCAGTGGAGTCTATAACCTGCAGTGTGTGATAGAGGGAGAAAAAACTGTGACGTGTACCTGGCAAATGAAGACAGACCATTTACAGGTTATGTCTTATCATCTCTGGTGCCGTGATAGTAATGACGCTGA ACCCTCTGCTTGTTGTGAACATCCTCAGCTGCAGTCCAGAGACGTTGAGCTATCTGAGTTTATGTGTTCTGTGACTGTCTCTGACCCTTACCTGTTAACAGTGGAGCTGAGACCAGTGCAATACAGTAGGACATTCAAAACTAGTGAACACA TTAAATTTTCACAACCTGACCAGATTCAGGTGATGGAAGAAGATGGCATCTTCACAATGAACTGGTCCGTACCATTTGTTAAAGAAGGGATTTCTTACTCCACCGAGCTAAAAATCTTGTCCCACAAG gacTCAAAGAACTTTACCACTAAACAGGGGGTCAGCTATTATAGTATTCCCTCTGAGATTCTAAGTCCTTCAACCACATACCAGGCCCAGATCAGATTACTGCACATACCAGATAAAAGCTATAAAGGTCTGCCATCAGATTGGTCGGAGCCAGCAGTGTTCACCACTAAGCCAG CAGTTTTAAAGCCCATCAGCGTTGTCATCTACATTTTGGTTCCTGTGTTTGTGGCGGTGGTTTTCATCATCTTGTACAATGCCCTTCCTGCCTGTCACAG AAGGATTAAATTATGGAAGGGATCGGTTCCATCGCCCATAAAGAGCAAAGTGCTGGAGGGGATAATCAAG aagTCTTCCACCGGATGGCCGCATCTCCAGATTGAGAAAGAGGCAACCTCTATTTGTGTTCTGTTGGCTACAGACAATATCAGTATCTGCAAAAGCAG TGTTTCCCAGGAGCAGCTTTTGTTACACACTGAAGATGGGAGTCTGAATGCTGTTAAAATGGGACAGTCATGTGGATCAAACCACTTGTGCACCTACGTAGGGGAAGGCATGTGCAAAGACAAATCAGGCATGAACTTCAGCGGGCCATATATTCTGTGCTGTGAGGATTCCTGCTCTCAGGACAAAGGACTGGATAGGTTTACAGACAGAGATCAAACATCTGTGTTAGGAAAGACTGAGAGTTTTGCTCCAATAAATGGAGGCTATGTTGTAACTCCTCCCACTGCCATGCCAGCCACTCAAAACCCCGCCCCTGTTGACAGCCCGACTAATAATACATCAGATGAACCGCCTGCATACACCCCCAGCCCAGATCAGGGTTGTATGGTCCTCCCTCATCCATCCGGCTACTTCATGATGCCATGTGTTTCCTTGGGACAGTCAGAGCCAGTAGGATAA